A stretch of the Nicotiana tabacum cultivar K326 chromosome 6, ASM71507v2, whole genome shotgun sequence genome encodes the following:
- the LOC107819558 gene encoding FT-interacting protein 1-like — MGAEDDYKAKETKPQLGERWPHGGFRGGGGWISSDRVTSTYDLVEQMHFLYVRVVKARDLPPNPVTGSCDPYVEVKLGNYKGKTKHFDKKVNPEWKQVFAFSKEKIQSSILEVFVRDKEMVQRDDYLGKVVFDMNEVPTRVPPDSPLAPQWYRLVDRRGESKVRGEVMLAVWMGTQADEAFSEAWHADAASVQGEGVHSVRSKVYVSPKLWYLRVNIIEAQDVESQDKSQPPQVFVKSQVGKQVLKTKVCQTRTTNPFWNEDLLFVVAEPFEEQLVLTIECKIDPSKDEIAGRIVLPLNTFEKRLDHRAVHSRWFNLERFGFGVLEGDRRNELKFSTRIHLRGCLEGGYHVLDESTMYISDQRPTARQLWKQPVGILEVGILSAQGLVPMKPKDGRKTTDAYCVAKYGLKWVRTRTILDSLSPKWNEQYTWEVYDPCTVITLGVFDNGHLGGENSAAGKDSRIGKVRIRLSTLETDRIYTMSYPLLVLQPSGVKKMGELQLAFRFTCLSLASIIYLYGHPLLPKMHYLHPFTVNQVDSLRYQAMNIVAVRLGRAEPPLHKEVVEYMLDVDSHMWSMRRSKANFFRIVSLFSGVISMSKWLEEVCKWKNPITTMLVHVLFCILICYPELILPTTFLYMFLIGIWNYRSRPRQPPHMDTKLSWAEAVNPDELDEEFDTFPTSKAENIVKMRYDRLRSVSGRIQTVIGDMATQGERLQALLSWRDPRATSLFVVFCLITAVILYVTPFKIIALVASLVYLRHPRFRSKMPSPPINFFRRLPARADSML; from the coding sequence CTTGGGGAACGGTGGCCACACGGAGGATTTCGAGGTGGAGGTGGATGGATTAGCAGTGACCGAGTCACAAGCACTTATGATCTTGTTGAACAGATGCATTTTCTTTATGTCCGAGTTGTGAAAGCAAGAGATCTACCGCCAAATCCAGTAACAGGGAGTTGCGATCCATATGTGGAGGTGAAACTTGGAAACTATAAAGGCAAAACAAAGCACTTTGATAAGAAGGTAAACCCTGAATGGAAGCAAGTTTTTGCTTTTTCAAAAGAGAAGATTCAGTCTTCAATTCTTGAAGTTTTCGTAAGAGACAAGGAAATGGTGCAGAGAGATGATTATCTAGGGAAAGTAGTTTTTGACATGAATGAAGTTCCTACAAGGGTTCCACCTGACAGCCCTTTGGCACCTCAGTGGTATAGATTAGTGGATCGACGAGGGGAGAGCAAAGTCAGGGGAGAGGTCATGCTTGCAGTGTGGATGGGAACCCAAGCAGATGAAGCCTTCTCAGAAGCATGGCATGCAGATGCTGCTTCAGTTCAAGGAGAAGGTGTCCATAGTGTCAGATCAAAGGTATATGTTTCACCTAAACTGTGGTACCTGAGAGTCAATATCATTGAAGCGCAAGATGTAGAATCCCAAGACAAAAGCCAACCCCCACAGGTATTTGTGAAGTCTCAAGTCGGGAAGCAGGTACTAAAGACCAAAGTATGCCAAACACGAACAACTAATCCTTTCTGGAATGAAGACCTATTATTTGTGGTTGCAGAGCCTTTTGAGGAGCAATTGGTACTTACCATCGAATGTAAGATTGATCCTTCCAAAGATGAGATTGCGGGGAGGATAGTCTTGCCACTTAACACCTTTGAGAAACGATTGGATCACCGGGCAGTTCATTCTCGCTGGTTCAATCTTGAAAGGTTCGGGTTCGGAGTTCTAGAGGGAGACAGGAGGAATGAACTCAAGTTTTCAACAAGAATCCATCTCAGAGGTTGCCTTGAAGGTGGATACCATGTACTAGATGAATCAACAATGTATATCAGCGATCAGAGGCCAACAGCAAGGCAGTTGTGGAAGCAACCAGTTGGAATCCTGGAAGTAGGCATCTTGAGTGCACAAGGGCTTGTCCCTATGAAACCTAAGGATGGAAGAAAAACCACAGATGCTTATTGTGTGGCTAAATATGGATTGAAGTGGGTAAGAACCAGAACTATACTTGATAGCTTGAGTCCTAAATGGAACGAACAATACACGTGGGAGGTTTATGACCCCTGCACAGTGATTACATTGGGTGTCTTCGACAACGGCCACCTAGGAGGGGAGAACTCAGCTGCTGGAAAGGACTCTCGGATTGGTAAGGTAAGGATCAGATTATCAACACTGGAAACTGATCGAATTTATACAATGTCTTACCCCCTTCTTGTTTTACAACCATCTGGAGTGAAGAAGATGGGTGAACTTCAACTGGCTTTTAGATTTACTTGTTTATCTCTTGCAAGCATCATATATCTCTATGGCCATCCCTTGCTCCCAAAGATGCATTATCTACATCCTTTCACGGTAAACCAAGTGGACAGTTTGAGATATCAGGCCATGAATATTGTAGCTGTGAGGCTCGGAAGAGCTGAGCCACCACTGCACAAAGAGGTTGTGGAGTACATGCTGGATGTAGACTCCCACATGTGGAGCATGAGAAGAAGCAAAGCTAACTTCTTCAGAATTGTTTCTCTGTTCTCAGGTGTAATTTCCATGAGCAAGTGGCTTGAAGAAGTTTGCAAATGGAAGAACCCAATCACCACTATGCTCGTTCATGTTCTCTTTTGCATATTGATCTGCTACCCAGAGTTAATACTACCAACCACATTCCTTTATATGTTTCTCATTGGAATATGGAACTACCGCTCCAGACCTAGGCAGCCTCCACATATGGACACAAAATTATCTTGGGCTGAAGCAGTTAACCCAGACGAACTGGACGAAGAGTTTGACACTTTCCCCACATCGAAGGCTGAGAATATAGTCAAAATGAGGTATGACAGACTTAGAAGTGTGTCTGGTAGAATCCAAACGGTCATCGGGGACATGGCAACTCAAGGAGAGAGACTCCAGGCTCTGCTAAGTTGGAGAGATCCAAGGGCAACCAGCCTCTTCGTAGTCTTCTGTCTTATCACAGCAGTGATACTGTATGTGACACCTTTCAAAATCATAGCTCTAGTTGCAAGTCTCGTTTACCTAAGGCACCCAAGATTCAGGAGCAAAATGCCTTCACCACCAATCAATTTCTTCCGAAGATTGCCAGCTCGAGCTGATAGCAtgctctga